The DNA sequence GTAAATTGATCTGAAGATCTcagccagctgtttcctgacagCAGCCAGGCTATGGGCTCCAGCAgtgtggctgggcagcttgttctgtACTTCCACATTCCATTGTGTAAAGAACTGCCTCCTGCTGTCTCTTTTCAATTTGCCTTCTTGCAGGAAAGTtgcaacattacatttttacttacTATACTTAATATAACATACAACTTACTATAAATGCACTTGAGTACCATCTGTGTGATTTGGCTGAATCAGCAGTTTCTGTAAATAATGTAAATCTCTTAAGTAGTATTTAATTACAACACTATACAGTAACTATATTTATTGTAAATCCATAGTCATTCATGCTCTGTTGTTAAGCATTACTTTGTAACTGAATTTTCAGTTACTCTCTGTAGTCGTTTAGTTTAGATATCTTTTTAGCTtctatctttttaatttttgctcttttttattttgaaagccaTATGACCAATGCAAGCTAATAGTGAATTTATGATAGGTGTGCCATAAAACACAGCCACAGAGATCTAATGTACTTATTCTGGTCTGCGAGTGCTTCAGTTTATGCTAGTGAATTGCTTCCTGCTTAATGACTTTGAGGGAAAGTTTTAGTActgtctcagcacctgtaacacCCAGCCATATTACATGTCTGCAATGAAATCATTCTTGTGTAAACGAGTACAAACTACTGTATGATCTAGCCACCCATTAAGCATGTTTAATACAgtttaaagcagagaaaagtgAGGCAGTTTTCATACTTCTCAGAAACATTCCTTATGCctacataatatgtttgttaaAACACACAAGTCTTGCTAGTACTGTTGAGACGTATATTTAAGCTGTATAGCTGTATATTTAAGAATGTTAGGAAATTGGGACTCTACAGACAGCGAAGCTGTAATCTGCCTTCTTTTTCTATTTCGGTGACAGTATTTGATTCCAGAAGACTGTAACATTTCTGTTTACTGGAGAAAATATAAGTATATCCTAAGCACCTCCATTGATGATGTGCATTACTGAACATGCTTTTTCTGTTGCAGGTGCTTCAACATCAATGATATGAATTCTTCAGGGGTTACATCAGGGAACATTCTCACTGTTAAGGATGACTATTTGTCTATTCTGCCTCTCACCATTGTTAAaatttcttttattgtttttacatatATAGGAACCAATTTCGTGAATGGGATGctcatatttacatattttcacCACCCTATATTTTATGAGAATTCCCGTTATGTGCTGTTTGTTCATTTGGTTATTAACGATGTGTTTGAGCTGAGTGTATCAATGACTATGCACATTTGGAATGTGGTGAAGTCCTTCATGCTTGTCCCAGTCTGCTATGCCATGTTCATTCTTGCATCcaacaccaccctgaacactcCTTTAAACCTGGCTCTGATGTCTCTGGAGAGATACATCGCTATCTGCTACCCCCTGCGCCACTCCCAGATCTGCAGTCTGCAGAGGACCTACATCGCCATCGGTCTTATCTGGATTGTGGGCATCATCCCTTCAATCACAGACCTCTTTATAGTCCTGGCAGTGGAGCAGCTCAGTTTCTTCAGCACCTCTGTGTACTGTATTCGTGAGAGTTTTTACAGGACTTCCTATCAAACTAAAATAAAGACAGCCATCATGTCAGTGTATTTAACAGTGGTGTGGCTGGTCATAGTGTGCACCTATCTGCGGATCATGTTCGCAGCCAGGTCGGCCAGCTCCTCTGAGAAGACCTCTGCTAAAAAGGCCCGAAACACCATCCTGCTCCACGGGCTCCAGCTCCTGCTGGCCATGCTGACCTACATTCCTCCCTTCACAGATCTTTTCCTTGTGGGAATACCTAGAGAGATGTTCTTGGACCTGGACTTTGTCCGGTATTACTTAGTTTATATTGTACCCAGAGTGCTGAGCCCTGTGATCTATGGCTTGAGGGAAGAGAATTTCAGAAAGCACCTGAAGAGCCACATGCCTTGCTTTCAGAAGAGAGTCACGACAATGATTAAACTGTAAGCGTTACAGATTCTGAAATGAGGTGGAATTGTTCAGGGGACAAAGGCAgtgattacagaaaaaaactccaatgcttatatttttccttttccattcGATTATAATGACGGACATACCTTGTCATGATCTTTacgaatcattttaaaatacagcaacACTTCAATTTTTGTGTCTTTGACCAACAGCTGCAGAATGAAAACCACTGGACAGACTAATCAAAGTGTATTAACAGGGAATTAACAGACTTGATGCTCCAAATATTGttctattttaaatgttgtttaatAAGGAAAACTACGTTTATATTTACTGAATTTTTACTGTTGAAAATATCTAAGAAATAATCAtgataatattattaaattgttGGTTTACTAATCTATCATTTGCAGTGATAAATTCCATGTAGTTTTACAtgacatttaataaatataGCTCAAATTACTTTTACATATTAGTCAGTCCATCATTATCAGCCAACCTAAACAAAGTTACATTATCTCCTTTTACATTGCTTTGAAGAGGTTGTGTAAGTGACTATAGAGAATACAATGAATTGTACATAAACCCATTCATTATCTTGAGTCTCTAATTTAAAAATAGCCTTTGTGTCACAAAAAAATACTAGGTCTTCGTCTTGCCCTCTGGATTTGTCACACTCTCTTCCTGCCTCTTGGATATGACCCTGCCTGCTAACCCGGCTTCATCTTCGTCCTACTGGACTCGTTCACTGCCCGACCAGAGTAGGGCTCTTCACACGCCTGTGACACTTTGAAGCCAACCATTAGCatgcttctcctgttttcttttgtctgtataatatattttctgttctttgaGTTTAAATGTGTCAGGCTGTGAAGCGCTGCAGAGAAGGataaaatccttcatttgacaCACAGAGTGATTTTTCAAATTTGGACTCTTCTGTCCACCTTTGTCAAGAGTACAGTTTACTCTATAGAGTCTTGTTTTACTCAAGGAAATAAACTGCTACATTTTACACAAATCTGTAAATGCATACAGAAGTAATTTTACAGCCTCTGAACTAGACCCTGAACATTAGTGTATCTGGTTGTCAGCGACTGATTGAGGGATGACAAACAACAAAAGATATGATTCTATAGACTACACAGCGGGATCAATTTACTTTTAACATAAATAGTTCTCATGATCCCCCGTATCCCAGAACGCACTTCAATCCCATGTTTCTGCTCGTCCCTGGACTCCCTGACTACCGAAAGGTCACAGGATACATCACAGCTCAGACGAGCAGCAGAACAGAAAGACTCCAGATAAACCAGCCCTCCTGCCCCACTGTGAGAGTGTCCTGCAGACGGTAAGGACCTGCTGCCTGCGGCTCCACAGGGCTCAACACACACTGCGGTGCTTGACGCTGATCGGCCTGAAACGGAAGTGTTGTTAAAACTCCTGCCGTCTGATGTTTAGACACATACagcattaaattgttttttcctACTGCAATGGAAGAATACTCTTCCATGACCAGCCTCAGTATAAACTGACAGGAGAAGATAGGCACATGCAGCACAGTGTAGCAGGAATATAAGAACACAATAACCTAAGAGCTACAGTAGGTGCCTATTTAGCCCATCTACTGTAGCTCATTGGTTTCCTCAGCAGtcaattgatctgaggatctcagccagctgcagcagtgtggctgggcagcttgttccgtACTTCCACATCAAGTCCTGCAAAAACTGCCTCCTGCTGCCTCTTGCCTTCAAGCAGGAAATTTACAACAATTAAACAATGGAATTTCTCTATTTTTACAGGGTTTTTATTAAATGCAACAGTATCTCTGGCTTTAATAGTTAGCAGAAGATCTCCTCTCTTATTTTAGAGGCTTTAGATAGACTTTATACTGAGAGAAGTGCTTGGCTTCCTAATTTCTCTGGATGGTTGAACAACTGTAGGTTTATTGTACAGAATATCACTGTGAGTGTTGTCTTCCTCTGCAGCCACTGTGGTGTTCTTGGTTCAGGTGTGTGTTCCTCTCAGGTATGAGTTTCCACTAGCATTGCACTGTGACTGCCGTAGTGTTCTATCTCAGGCATTCATTCAAGTGCTGCTTTTAACAGTGACTCACAtcactctgttttttttaattaggatCAAACAGTATTCTTACTTTAAATGTACTTGTCTAGCATGTGTGTCATTTATCTGCACCAGCAgtttgtgtaaataatgtccatATCTTAAGTAGTACTTAATTACAAAACTACAAATAATTTTTTTGGGAAATCTTGAAAGCTTTTTTCATTATaactttttgctcattttgtttcattaaaaagCCATACAGTATGACCAATGCAAGCTAATATTGAATTTATGATATGTGTGCCATAAAACACAGCCACAGAAATCTTGTACTTATTCTGGTCTGCGAGTGCTTCAGTTTATGCTAGTGAATTGCTTCCTGCTTAATGACTTTGAGGGAAAGTTTTACTActgtctcagcacctgtaacacCCAGCCATATCACGTCTGCAATGATATCATTCTTGTGTAGACGTGTTCCAGCTTTGATTTCACCACCCATT is a window from the Lepisosteus oculatus isolate fLepOcu1 chromosome 16, fLepOcu1.hap2, whole genome shotgun sequence genome containing:
- the LOC138223334 gene encoding odorant receptor 131-2-like, which translates into the protein MLIFTYFHHPIFYENSRYVLFVHLVINDVFELSVSMTMHIWNVVKSFMLVPVCYAMFILASNTTLNTPLNLALMSLERYIAICYPLRHSQICSLQRTYIAIGLIWIVGIIPSITDLFIVLAVEQLSFFSTSVYCIRESFYRTSYQTKIKTAIMSVYLTVVWLVIVCTYLRIMFAARSASSSEKTSAKKARNTILLHGLQLLLAMLTYIPPFTDLFLVGIPREMFLDLDFVRYYLVYIVPRVLSPVIYGLREENFRKHLKSHMPCFQKRVTTMIKL